AATGTTTGTAATATATAATGAAATCCTGGTCAGGTTAACAACCAAACAAAAAAAAGATCATCGTTTTAAACAAGGAGGCAACATGAAAAGATCGATAACTCACGTCCTCGGCCTGTTCCTGGCGCTGGCGGGCTTCAGCCTTTCCCGGGCCGCCGATCCGGACCTGAAGGGCGGCATGGACCACCCCCTGCTGACCAGGATGCCCGGCTTCCATATCTCGGATTACAAGGACACAGAATTCGACAGCCATAAATTCATCGGCCAGGACAAGAAGGCGGTTGTCATCGAGGGTCACAAGTACTATATCGAATACCGCCTGGACAAGGGATTGCCGGAGTCCGGAGAGTTGAAGATCAGGAGGAACATCCAGGAGGCCCTGAAAAAGATAGGCGGAAAGGTGATCTTCGACGACAATTTCAACCGGGCCTCCACCATTGTGCTTAAGAAGGACGGCCGGGAGACGTGGGTCGGGGTTTCGTCATTCAATAACTGGTACCGACTGACCATCGTCGAAAAGCAGGCCATGGAGCAGGAGATGGTGGCCAATGCCGAGGCCCTGGGCAACGGCATCAATACCGCCGGCCATGTTTCGGTTTACGGCATATATTTTGACACCGGCAAGTCCGAGATAAAGCCCGAATCCGACGCCGCCATCTCGGAGATCGCCAAGCTTCTTCAGAACAACCCAACGCTTAAACTGTACGTGGTCGGCCACACCGACAACGTGGGCTCCTTTGACTCTAACCTCAAGCTGTCGCTGGACCGGGCCGCTGCCGTGGTAACGGCGCTGACCGGCAAACACGGAATAGCCGCGGCCCGCTTGAGCCCCCATGGGGTGGCCTCCCTTTCGCCGGTCACCTCCAATGACACGGAGGAGGGAAGGGCCAGGAACCGCCGGGTGGAATTGGTCAAGCAGTAGTACCGGTCTGTTTAATACGGTTAGTAAAAGCCGTGGCGTTAAGCCACAGCTTAACGGATAATATTATATCTTTGATAACCTCTATCAGTTATAATACACTGAAATACATAAGAAGTATAAAAACAACCGTTAGCCATCAAATTTAATTAAAAAGATGAAAATAATAAAAAAGGAGTATATTTACAAAGAATCTCGCGATGATTTGCTCGCTCAGTTGAGGGGTAAGGTGTTTCATGTGACTACACACCACACCTTTTATAGCATGCAAGCAAGCGGGTTTATTGGGCATAATAAAGAAGAACGATTCCCATTGAACACCACGTCAGAAAACAGTTTGGGGCGAAAGCGGGGCTGGGTGTGCTTTTTTGATTTAAGAAATATTTCGGATGAAGATTTGGAATGGACATTAAGGAAATATTACTTCCTTGAACCTGATTGGTTTACACGTTATACAAAAGAAGATACTATCTCGGAATTGGCATATTTAATTCTAGATGACAGTGCTTTATCTAAAATCATTTCGATTGAGGATGTTAAAAAGAATGAAGGTCAAACACAAATTTATGAGCACTATGTGCCAGAGGCTGAAGTATGGTACCCGAGTGATGTGCCATTTTCTTTAGTAAAAGAGGTATTGCTTGTAATAATTCAAAGAAAAGCACCGAAGGATAAACCTTGGCTGTATGCACATCATATGGATGCATATGAAAAACAGCAAAATAAATCTGGTAGCTAACAAACCGCTTACCATTTTCGTTAGCAACCAAAATGAAGAAGCCGTGGCATAATGCCACGGCTTCTTCGTTTTCTAATTCTCCCTCTCCGAATATATTCCCCTTCCCCCATGGGGAAGGGGTAGGGGTTAGGTCAGGCGCCCGCCATCATCTTCTTCACGTCCTCCTCCACGCCCGCCGTCGGCTGGACATTGAACTTCTCCACCAGCACCTTCAGCACATTGGGAGACACAAAGGCCGGCAGGGTCGGCCCCAGGTGGATGTTCTTCACGCCCAGATGCAGCAAGGCCAGCAGCACCAGCACCGCCTTCTGCTCGTACCAGGCAATGTCGAAGCTCAGCGGCAGTTCGTTGATGTCCTTCAATCCGAAGGCGTCCCTCAGGGCCAATGCGATCAACACCAGGGAATAGCTATCGTTGCACTGCCCGGCGTCTAAGACCCTTGGTATTCCGCCGATATCGCCCAGGTTCAGCTTGTTGTAGCGGTACTTGGCGCAACCGGCTGTCAGAATCACCGCGTCCTTGGGCAGGGCTTTGGCTATGTCGGTAAAATATTCCCGGGACTTGTGCCGGCCGTCGCAGCCGGCCATCACCACAAAACGCTTGATGGCGCCGCTTTTGACGGCCTCGATGACCTTGGGGGCCAAAGCCAGCACCTGGTTGTGGGCAAAGCCGATGGTCAAGTTGCCGTCTTCCAGTTTCTCCGGCGCCTTGGACTTTTGGGCCATGGTAATGACGGCGGAAAAGTC
The nucleotide sequence above comes from Candidatus Edwardsbacteria bacterium. Encoded proteins:
- a CDS encoding OmpA family protein, producing the protein MKRSITHVLGLFLALAGFSLSRAADPDLKGGMDHPLLTRMPGFHISDYKDTEFDSHKFIGQDKKAVVIEGHKYYIEYRLDKGLPESGELKIRRNIQEALKKIGGKVIFDDNFNRASTIVLKKDGRETWVGVSSFNNWYRLTIVEKQAMEQEMVANAEALGNGINTAGHVSVYGIYFDTGKSEIKPESDAAISEIAKLLQNNPTLKLYVVGHTDNVGSFDSNLKLSLDRAAAVVTALTGKHGIAAARLSPHGVASLSPVTSNDTEEGRARNRRVELVKQ